AATTGAAGGCATTGTGAAATAAATACGGATCATATTAGGATATTAGACAAACTCAGAGTGCTCATATGCTGCAATGGTGCTGCATATAGCCAAAGAAGCAGAAAGTGACAAATTTTAATGGAGATGAATTTGATGTAAACAAGTAGGTGCCTATATTCATTGTTTAATGAGCCATCACTTTCACACAACTTTGTATTGGTTGATGGATTTATTTTTTGCAAAGCTCCAACAAAAAATGATGGCTACTCCCCTAAAATAACAATACAATAAGCCAAAAGAGTTTACCTAAGTAGGTCATAGAAGAATAATGTTCGAAACCCTCATTTTATTCCCAATCAATGTGAAATGTTAGGTGTTAAGTGAGTTGTAGATGCGTATTTATAATCAATCGCTCGCCATAGAAATAGAagtaggaatttttttttctcttttgctttAATCTTCAACACTGTATTGGTAGAATGAACTCAATTGGTCCGTTACcacaaacaacaacaacaaacaatAAGACAATTCACAATTATTGTATACTTACAGACTTAAAATAGGAAGAGTTGCAGAAGACACAACAATCCAACATAATTTCACTAATGATGCTTCCATTTTCGACCTTAATCTTTCTACTCTGCTTATTCCACAAATGGACTGTAAAACTCTGCTTCCGAATCTGGTCAAGTTTAGAATGCAACCATTTTGAATGAACCTCATCTCTTGGACACCGAAACAGGCTTCGAATTCGGCTCCAATTCACCGGATAAAATGCCGATGGAGGCAACACAGTGAAGTTAAATCCAGGTCTCCCTTCAATCCTCTTCACAACCCTTGAAGCTAAATAAGGACCATTGTGACCCCACTTGTTTCCATCGAATGTGAATGCAAATTCTTCAATGAACTTGAAGAGTAATGGGTGTTGCTTATCGAAAATCAAGACTGCATTGTTCAATCTGCTCCATTTGCCAGTCTCAAGGTTGATCGTTTGTGCTCCAATGGAGTTTCTCAGTTCGGCTAAACTCCTCAATACTATAACATCTGTGTCTATGTAAATACCACCATACTTATACAGCAATGCAAGCCTAAGGAGATTTGATAGATTTTGACCCAAAGAAACCTCTCCAGGGTCAACGTTCCCTTTCTTCAAAAGATTAAACCAGAATTCCGCAGGAGTGTCTTTGAAAATGTAATCAAAATCAGGCTTTATTGCAATCAATTTGAAAGCTTTATCCCAAAATGGGCTTATAATCCGATTCCCTTTCTGTGAATCCATTGAATTTGAAACGACGACCAAACAGGCATCTGGGTGTGACTTGAACAAACTCTCTAAGGAAAACAACTCTCTATCACCAAATGAATCCAAAGAAGAAATCCAAGTCATGAAGAACCTAACCTTACATGAAGAATCCTTAAAGAACTCTGTTATTCTCCTCTGAAACTGCCTCTGCTTATCTCCAAAACtcacaatttgagacatgacccTCTTCTTGCGCCCCCTTTTGCTCCTCAAAAACCAAGTACTACTGTTTCTGGGTACCTTTGAAAAACTTGATTTGACCAGAGGAGGCAACTGGGTCTTCAAAATCGCTGGTGGGTTCTCTTCCTTCACTGCATACATCAACAAAGATGAAATCTTTGTTGACCGTTTTGTGACCGGCGTTTCTCCGATTGACTCTCCGGTGACGAAATTGGCGGGCTCCGGTGGGGATTTGGCGGGAAAGGGGAGGTTAACGGAGAAAACTGATAAGCCATtggaaaccaaaagaagaagcaagagaaGAGCTAGCAGTGAAGTGGGTAGGCAGAAAAAGAAGGCAAAAACAGATCTTTTTATGCCCTGAAGATGGTGAACAAGGTTGAGGTATTGTTGATAAAGTTTGGTGATTTGATACATGGTTTGTTTTGGTTCCTTTCAAGACCGAATGGGTTCCTGGGTTAAGGTTGTTTGGTTCATTTGTtgtgttatgtttgaagaagctGAGAGAGTTGCAGAAGGAGCTCTAATGGCAGAGGCggcaaaatatcaaaaaaaatgagaattggTTTCATGTCCTCAAGGACCTTAACATTGGCAACCAAAAAACACAACCCATATAAAAAGGAACTGTGGGATGTTCCTGCTTTTGGAATTCACTTTGTAGAGTtagaaagttagagagagaaaatatgtAAGCCTTTTGGAATAAACAAAATATTAGATATATAACTATCTCCATACATGGGATATTTAGTCAAAACAATATCCACAATTCAGATTTATTTCCTATGGTGATTCTTCATAAAAACATTAACATATCATAATGATTTCACATGTCTTGGAActaaattaaccaaaaaaagaagagaagaagaagctaATAATCAGAGAAGAATGAAGCCAGAGTCATTGTTGTGTCGAAGACAATGGATCAGTAAGTAAGACTGTATTGACCGTGGAAGAAGTttgtttgataaaattttgAAGGTTGGTTTTGACCATTAATTCCTCAGTGGATTCTAgtaaaaaaatatgataaatttaTACATGACATCAAtttgtaattattaattatttttatgcagaattatatatatttatgattttagaGATATTGGATTAATCGGTGTAAATCCAAAATAAACAATTACCAACAACTATGGACATGTAGAAATAAAACTAAGCAAGCAAGAAAATCAAGCAAAGATAAGTTTGAGATTTTGCTTCAATCAAGAGGAATCCAAAAAAATCAGCTAAGTTAAGCAaggaaattattaaattaaggtAAGAGATAACACAGTGACCAAGCATATATTATACTTAAATGGAAAGTTCTAATCCTGAATTGTTCAATACAGATGATATCCAAATTTTTAAATGTGAATTTATTGACTTCCCCCCATTGATTTCCATTGT
This genomic window from Tripterygium wilfordii isolate XIE 37 chromosome 9, ASM1340144v1, whole genome shotgun sequence contains:
- the LOC120005245 gene encoding uncharacterized protein At4g19900-like, giving the protein MYQITKLYQQYLNLVHHLQGIKRSVFAFFFCLPTSLLALLLLLLLVSNGLSVFSVNLPFPAKSPPEPANFVTGESIGETPVTKRSTKISSLLMYAVKEENPPAILKTQLPPLVKSSFSKVPRNSSTWFLRSKRGRKKRVMSQIVSFGDKQRQFQRRITEFFKDSSCKVRFFMTWISSLDSFGDRELFSLESLFKSHPDACLVVVSNSMDSQKGNRIISPFWDKAFKLIAIKPDFDYIFKDTPAEFWFNLLKKGNVDPGEVSLGQNLSNLLRLALLYKYGGIYIDTDVIVLRSLAELRNSIGAQTINLETGKWSRLNNAVLIFDKQHPLLFKFIEEFAFTFDGNKWGHNGPYLASRVVKRIEGRPGFNFTVLPPSAFYPVNWSRIRSLFRCPRDEVHSKWLHSKLDQIRKQSFTVHLWNKQSRKIKVENGSIISEIMLDCCVFCNSSYFKSVSIQ